A single genomic interval of Devosia oryziradicis harbors:
- the ahcY gene encoding adenosylhomocysteinase, whose protein sequence is MSNSTDYAVKDISLAAFGRKEIEIAQIEMPGLMAIREEYAAAQPLKGARIAGSLHMTIQTAVLIETLVALGAQVRWVSCNIFSTQDHAAAAIAAAGIPVFAHKGETLEEYWDFTDRMMDWGNGLTPNMILDDGGDATMYILNGAKAEKDVALLGTPGNEEEEIFHATIKRRLAKTPGFFTAIKNAIRGVSEETTTGVMRLYQLHAKGELPFPAINVNDSVTKSKFDNKYGTRESLVDAIRRGTDVMLAGKVAVVCGYGDVGKGSAESLRGAGARVLVTEVDPICALQAAMEGFEVVTLEDAAPRADIVVTATGNRDVLTLDDMRNLKDMAIVCNIGHFDNEIQVAALRNFKWTNVKPQVDLVEKPDGKRLILLSEGRLVNLGNATGHPSFVMSASFSNQTLAQIELWTNGDKLEKKVHVLPKHLDEKVAELHLAKLGAKLTKLTKDQADYIGVSQNGPFKSGEYRY, encoded by the coding sequence ATGAGCAATTCGACCGACTACGCGGTCAAGGACATTTCCCTGGCCGCCTTCGGCCGCAAGGAAATCGAGATCGCCCAGATCGAAATGCCCGGCCTGATGGCCATCCGCGAGGAATATGCCGCGGCCCAGCCGCTCAAGGGCGCCCGCATTGCCGGCTCGCTGCACATGACCATCCAGACCGCCGTGCTGATAGAGACGCTGGTGGCGCTCGGCGCCCAGGTGCGCTGGGTCAGTTGCAATATCTTCTCCACCCAGGACCATGCCGCCGCCGCCATCGCCGCCGCCGGCATCCCCGTCTTCGCCCACAAGGGCGAGACGCTGGAGGAATACTGGGACTTCACCGACCGCATGATGGACTGGGGCAATGGCCTCACCCCCAACATGATCCTTGATGACGGTGGCGACGCCACCATGTACATCCTCAACGGCGCCAAAGCCGAGAAGGACGTCGCCCTGCTCGGTACGCCCGGCAACGAGGAAGAGGAAATCTTCCACGCAACCATCAAGCGCCGCCTGGCCAAGACTCCCGGCTTCTTCACCGCCATCAAGAACGCGATCCGCGGCGTGTCCGAAGAAACCACCACGGGCGTGATGCGCCTCTACCAGCTGCATGCCAAGGGAGAGCTGCCGTTCCCGGCCATCAACGTCAACGACTCCGTCACCAAGTCCAAGTTCGACAATAAGTACGGCACGCGTGAATCGCTGGTCGACGCCATCCGCCGCGGCACCGACGTGATGCTCGCCGGCAAGGTCGCCGTGGTCTGCGGCTATGGCGACGTGGGCAAGGGCTCGGCGGAGTCGCTGCGCGGCGCCGGCGCCCGCGTGCTGGTGACCGAAGTCGACCCGATCTGTGCCCTGCAGGCCGCCATGGAAGGATTCGAGGTGGTGACGCTGGAAGACGCCGCCCCGCGCGCCGACATCGTCGTCACCGCCACCGGCAACCGCGACGTGCTGACGCTCGACGACATGCGCAACCTCAAGGACATGGCGATCGTCTGCAATATCGGCCACTTCGACAACGAGATCCAGGTTGCCGCCCTGCGCAACTTCAAGTGGACCAATGTGAAGCCGCAGGTCGACCTGGTCGAAAAGCCCGATGGCAAGCGCCTGATCCTGCTGTCCGAAGGGCGCCTGGTAAATCTGGGCAATGCCACCGGTCACCCCAGCTTCGTGATGTCTGCCTCGTTCTCGAACCAGACCCTGGCGCAGATCGAACTCTGGACCAATGGCGACAAGCTCGAGAAGAAGGTCCATGTGCTGCCCAAGCACCTGGACGAGAAGGTCGCCGAACTGCACCTGGCCAAGCTGGGCGCCAAGCTGACCAAGCTCACCAAGGACCAGGCCGATTATATCGGCGTCAGCCAGAACGGGCCGTTCAAGTCGGGCGAGTACCGGTACTGA